From one Montipora capricornis isolate CH-2021 chromosome 10, ASM3666992v2, whole genome shotgun sequence genomic stretch:
- the LOC138021092 gene encoding uncharacterized protein, translated as MEDLYKSIEAKLQLLTFTNGQTSDAVKKENFASVERLKTTAKKVDQVHDLKVRVQELRFEEGNDGEEILKWSTDLAEKLSVFEKAIDNLGSKIKTFENEKIREEDEAAVIREKKFQEEMRFEKEKLEEKLKYEAKIEENRKCQIKEQSINAKLPKLQITRFNGTHTDWLSFWNKFKAEIDSADVPQITKFSYLKELLEPRVRTTVDGLPFTIEGYERAKSILNTNYGKVSEIVNAYVNNVMSLPAIHGTNPNKIMEFYQKLSPNLQALETMGKLKEINGYVRMTLDKLEGIKGDLVRTDDNWQEWDFPKLLEALRKWTERNPPKLEDKYQQEKTTLPKPPRSRTYQANP; from the coding sequence ATGGAAGACCTTTACAAATCAATAGAGGCGAAACTACAACTTCTCACCTTTACGAATGGACAGACAAGCGACGCGGTGAAAAAGGAAAACTTCGCATCAGTAGAGAGATTGAAAACAACAGCCAAGAAAGTGGACCAAGTTCATGACCTCAAGGTAAGAGTACAAGAATTGAGGTTCGAAGAGGGGAATGACGGAGAAGAAATCTTAAAATGGAGCACAGACCTTGCAGAAAAATTAAGCGTGTTTGAAAAGGCCATTGACAACCTCGGGTCAAAAATTAAGACGTTCGAAAACGAAAAAATAAGGGAGGAAGATGAAGCTGCTGTAATTagagaaaagaaatttcaagaaGAGATGcgttttgaaaaggaaaaattagaggAGAAACTTAAATACGAGGCGAAAATCGAGGAAAACCGAAAATGCCAGATTAAAGAACAATCAATCAACGCGAAGCTGCccaaattacaaattacaagGTTCAATGGCACGCATACAGATTGGCTGAGTTTTTGGAACAAGTTCAAAGCAGAAATTGACTCGGCTGATGTGCcccaaatcaccaaattttcttatctgaaggagctgctggagCCACGGGTTAGAACAACAGTTGACGGCCTACCCTTTACTATAGAAGGGTACGAGAGGGCGAAAAGCATTTTGAACACTAATTATGGAAAGGTTAGCGAAATAGTTAACGCGTATGTAAACAACGTAATGTCTTTGCCCGCTATCCATGGAACGAACCCCAACAAAATCATGGAATTTTACCAGAAGTTGTCTCCAAATCTTCAAGCATTGGAGACTATGGGTAAATTAAAGGAAATCAATGGTTACGTTCGAATGACGCTCGACAAGTTGGAGGGTATAAAAGGTGACCTGGTGCGCACTGATGACAACTGGCAGGAATGGGATTTTCCGAAACTACTTGAAGCCTTGCGCAAGTGGACAGAAAGAAACCCCCCGAAATTGGAAGATAAATATCAGCAAGAAAAAACAACGCTGCCTAAGCCACCTCGATCAAGGACGTACCAGGCCAACCCATAA